One segment of Candidatus Eremiobacteraceae bacterium DNA contains the following:
- the rapZ gene encoding RNase adapter RapZ yields MKSRQFEQSVTSARQPVRALPSPHVVIVTGMSGAGKSQAAKCLEDLGYFCVDNLPPSLIPKFAELFSSSRNLQHVALVLDIRGEEMFGDLLGQLRALEDEGIAYRVVFLDASDEVLVRRYSETRRKHPLAGHGRVTDSISAERHELKPIRDAADVIIDTSSLTLTALKERLAHAADATAEPGVLTVSVVAFGYKHGVPLDADLVFDARFLPNPNYVDELRPLTGTHPAVVEFLKRDADVQAFERELYRFVDFLVPLFIREGKAHLTIGIGCTGGRHRSVYLATELAAHLRTHNVRAFVELRDARK; encoded by the coding sequence GCCCGGCAGCCGGTCCGCGCGCTGCCTTCGCCGCACGTGGTGATCGTCACCGGCATGTCCGGCGCCGGCAAGAGCCAGGCCGCCAAGTGCCTCGAAGATCTGGGATATTTCTGCGTCGACAACCTCCCGCCCAGCCTGATCCCCAAGTTCGCCGAGCTCTTCTCCAGCAGCCGCAATCTGCAGCACGTGGCCCTCGTGCTCGACATACGCGGCGAAGAGATGTTCGGCGATCTGCTGGGCCAGCTGCGCGCGCTCGAAGACGAGGGCATCGCGTATCGCGTCGTGTTCTTGGACGCGAGCGACGAGGTGCTCGTCCGCCGCTACTCGGAGACGCGGCGCAAGCACCCGCTGGCGGGCCACGGCCGGGTGACGGACAGCATCAGCGCCGAGCGCCACGAGCTCAAGCCCATCCGCGACGCGGCTGACGTCATCATCGACACCTCATCCCTGACGCTGACCGCGCTCAAGGAGCGCTTGGCGCATGCCGCCGATGCGACCGCCGAGCCCGGCGTGCTCACCGTCTCGGTGGTGGCTTTCGGTTACAAGCACGGCGTGCCGCTGGACGCCGATCTGGTCTTCGACGCGCGCTTTCTTCCCAATCCCAACTACGTCGACGAGCTGCGCCCGCTCACCGGCACGCATCCGGCCGTGGTCGAGTTTCTCAAGCGCGATGCGGACGTCCAGGCGTTCGAACGCGAGCTCTACCGCTTCGTCGACTTCCTCGTCCCTCTGTTCATCCGCGAAGGCAAGGCGCACTTGACGATCGGCATCGGCTGCACCGGCGGCCGCCATCGTTCCGTGTATCTGGCGACCGAGCTGGCCGCTCATCTGCGCACCCATAACGTGCGCGCGTTCGTGGAGCTTCGCGATGCGCGAAAATAA
- a CDS encoding PaaI family thioesterase — translation MDERARGSIGDLRAFQKPGLETFKRYIRGELPAPPMFRLLGIRPTEAGLGKTTFTMPVTRWLEDGFGLYWGGVYALFADAPLAAAIWTTLPAGKTVTTSELSMSFVRPMSRKTTNMIGRAEIIHSGNQVGLSIIQITDHEGRLLAFGSTRCLISDVPLDLEAEYPPPDVGPTDLVDPYLRPAPEDGYFSLDEVMNGTPIDLQRRTIAGEKVFPVFQLTGYRPTSVDDGRLRSVMPSSAWFSNGGPSIYGGLLAWAADFTMGGAVYSTLSAGDVFATLDMQIRFTRPALINSGDFTLDATVNHRGRLLRVSSCNIDNAEGKRIAMATASALVVKGGVRELRKGRLPEEILAEVSERPRG, via the coding sequence ATGGACGAGCGCGCCAGGGGATCCATCGGAGATCTGCGCGCGTTTCAGAAACCTGGTTTGGAGACATTCAAGCGTTACATCCGCGGCGAACTTCCGGCCCCTCCCATGTTTCGACTCCTTGGGATACGGCCGACTGAAGCAGGCCTCGGCAAGACGACGTTCACGATGCCGGTGACGCGATGGTTGGAAGACGGCTTCGGTTTGTATTGGGGCGGCGTGTACGCGCTCTTCGCTGACGCGCCGCTTGCCGCCGCCATCTGGACGACGCTGCCCGCAGGTAAGACCGTCACGACGTCGGAGCTCAGCATGTCATTCGTCAGGCCGATGAGCAGGAAGACCACGAACATGATCGGGCGTGCCGAGATCATTCATTCGGGCAATCAGGTAGGATTGTCGATCATCCAGATCACCGATCACGAAGGGCGCCTGCTTGCATTTGGGAGCACCCGGTGCCTGATCTCTGACGTGCCGCTGGACTTGGAAGCCGAGTACCCGCCGCCTGATGTCGGGCCAACCGATCTGGTGGATCCTTATCTGCGGCCGGCTCCCGAAGACGGCTATTTCAGTCTCGACGAGGTGATGAACGGAACCCCGATCGACCTGCAGCGGCGAACGATCGCCGGCGAAAAAGTCTTTCCTGTATTCCAGCTCACCGGCTATCGCCCTACGTCGGTTGATGACGGCCGGCTCAGGAGCGTCATGCCGTCGTCGGCGTGGTTCTCGAACGGCGGACCTTCGATCTACGGTGGACTGCTCGCGTGGGCTGCGGACTTCACGATGGGCGGGGCGGTCTATTCCACCCTTTCGGCCGGCGATGTTTTCGCGACATTGGATATGCAGATCCGGTTCACAAGACCGGCCCTCATCAACTCCGGAGACTTCACGCTCGACGCGACGGTGAATCATCGCGGCCGGCTGCTGCGGGTCAGCTCCTGCAACATCGACAACGCCGAAGGAAAGCGCATAGCGATGGCAACCGCTTCCGCGCTGGTGGTCAAGGGCGGCGTCCGCGAGCTGCGCAAGGGACGGTTGCCCGAAGAGATCCTGGCTGAAGTGTCGGAGCGACCGAGAGGCTAG
- a CDS encoding gluconeogenesis factor YvcK family protein: MRENNSGRQAWSHAMRWLTPGIKVKRWLFLALAGGALFLDGFVRLLAHAPFLNFHINEYIDRQLIGRDMISPVTIEWAFIVVGLFGVYLGIRQWMRSIVSAVSPRDEERLIDVVYERRQLARGYRIVAIGGGTGLSTLLRGLKEYTANLTAVVTVADDGGSSGRLRQELGVLPPGDIRNCLVALADNESTMAALFQYRFNEGDGLSGHSFGNLFLAAMCGIAGDFDRAIKESSRVLAIKGRVLPSTLADVALEATLADGTVVCGESSISHTSSPIVSVRLIPGDCEPLDEAIEAILGADAIILGPGSLYTSVMPNLLVPGIAEAIEHSMAFKIYVCNIMTQPGETDGMTAADHVRALLKGTGRQIFDYVLVNVEQPHRLLRRYESERAYQVRPDVKAVAAMGVTPIYGKFVSETQLVRHDAGKLAHSLMKLIYDKLEGRGVPNDVPQIVGGQASAR; encoded by the coding sequence ATGCGCGAAAATAATTCCGGACGCCAAGCCTGGTCGCACGCGATGCGCTGGCTCACGCCGGGCATCAAGGTCAAGCGCTGGCTGTTCTTAGCGCTGGCCGGCGGCGCGCTGTTCCTCGACGGCTTCGTGCGTCTGCTAGCGCACGCGCCGTTCCTCAACTTCCATATCAACGAGTACATCGACCGCCAGCTCATCGGGCGCGACATGATCTCGCCGGTCACCATCGAGTGGGCGTTCATCGTCGTCGGGTTGTTCGGCGTGTACCTCGGCATCCGGCAGTGGATGCGATCCATCGTGTCCGCGGTGAGTCCGCGCGATGAGGAGCGTTTGATCGACGTCGTCTACGAGCGCCGCCAGCTGGCGCGCGGTTACCGGATCGTCGCGATCGGCGGCGGCACCGGCCTGTCGACGCTCTTGCGCGGTCTCAAGGAATATACGGCGAATCTGACCGCGGTCGTCACGGTCGCCGACGACGGCGGCTCGAGCGGCCGCCTGCGCCAGGAGTTGGGCGTGCTGCCGCCCGGCGACATCCGCAATTGTCTGGTGGCGCTGGCCGACAACGAATCGACGATGGCAGCGCTCTTCCAATACCGGTTCAACGAAGGCGACGGGCTGAGCGGGCATTCGTTCGGCAATCTCTTCTTGGCCGCGATGTGCGGCATCGCCGGCGACTTCGACCGCGCGATCAAAGAGAGCAGCCGCGTGCTCGCGATCAAAGGCCGCGTGCTGCCTTCGACCCTCGCTGACGTGGCGCTCGAGGCAACGCTGGCTGACGGCACGGTCGTGTGCGGCGAGTCGTCCATCTCACACACGTCGTCGCCGATCGTCTCGGTGCGTCTGATCCCGGGCGACTGCGAGCCGCTGGACGAGGCGATCGAGGCGATCTTGGGAGCCGATGCTATCATCCTCGGTCCGGGCAGCCTGTACACCAGCGTGATGCCGAACCTCTTGGTACCCGGCATCGCCGAAGCGATCGAACACTCCATGGCCTTCAAGATCTACGTCTGCAACATCATGACGCAGCCGGGCGAGACCGACGGCATGACCGCCGCCGACCACGTGCGGGCATTGCTCAAAGGCACCGGGCGCCAGATCTTCGATTACGTGCTCGTCAACGTCGAGCAGCCGCATCGCTTGCTGCGCCGCTACGAATCCGAGCGCGCATATCAGGTGCGTCCGGACGTCAAAGCCGTCGCCGCGATGGGGGTCACGCCGATCTACGGAAAGTTCGTGTCAGAGACCCAATTGGTGCGCCACGATGCCGGCAAGCTCGCGCATAGCCTCATGAAGCTGATCTACGACAAGCTCGAAGGCCGCGGGGTCCCGAACGACGTGCCGCAGATCGTCGGCGGCCAAGCCAGCGCGCGCTAG